GACGAGCAGCCCGTCAGGGTTCGACATGACCCACAGATTAGGACACGGCGACCGCGACCCGAAACCCGACCCGACGCACTGGCTGCGGCGCGCAGGCGCGAGCGGGCTTCACACGGCGCCGACGCCGACCGCCCTGCGTGCATGCTGCGAACGGCGCGAGGCCGCGCGATTTTCTGACCTCGGCGAGCGCGATCCGGGCTGAGCGGCACACACCCTCGACTGGAGGCCGTCGACATCGTCGCGATCACACTGTTCTCACCGGACTCCTGGCGGGGTGCGGTGACGATGTCGTGTCCGGAGCAGGACGATCCGCGGCCTTGCTCGAGTGCCGCGGGTCAGGGCTGGTCGCCCACGAGAGCGATTGCGCGCGTCTCGGGAACTCCCAGCATCAGCAGGCTCATGATCGTCGCTGCTCGGGCGCCGAGCCGAACCAGGTCGAGGCGCGAGGCAGTCACCCGCCCCGAGCTCCCGGTCCTCCTGCGGGCCGGAGCGCTGACCCTGCCCCGCCGCGACCCTGCGCACGTCCCGCGCTGGGCACGCTGGCGCCGCCCCCACCAACACCGAGCAGCCGCCAGCCATCGCCGCTGGAACGAGATCACCGCGGCCGGCACTACCTGACCGCCCACCACGAAGATCACGAACTACATCTGCCGTGACTGAGCTCGCGCGTCGGCGTCAGGAACGAAGGGTGCGCAGGCCGGTGCGGATTTCGCTGACCAGGATCTCGGGCTGTTCCAAGGCCGCGAAATGCCCGCCCTTGTCGGCCTCGCCGTAGTGGATCAGATTGCTGTACGTGTCTTCGATCCAGCTTCGTGGCAGGAGTGGGATGTCCCTCGGGAAGACGGTCACCGCGACCGGAAGCGTCAGCTTCGGGCCGGCGAGAGTGCCCGATTTGTTCTCCCAGTAGATGCGGCCGGCCGACGCTGCGCTGTTGGTGAACCAGTAGAGGGATATCGCGTCGAGCATGTCGTCGATGCTGAGAGCGTCCTCGGCGAGCCCGTGGTTGTCGGTCTTGGACTGGAACTTCTCGTAGATCCAGGCTGCCTGACCAGCGGGAGAGTCCGCCAGGGCGAATCCGACAGTCTCCGGCTTCGTGCCCTGAAGGTGGTTCGACCCACCGAGCTCGCCGGTGTAGAGGGCGAGGGTCTCCACGGCGTAGCGCTGTCCGGGTGACAAGGCGTCGGGTATCTGTGCGGGAAAGGCGTACTGGGTGTTCAGATGAATTCCGAGAAGCCCCTCCGGTTGCATGGCCCCGAGGGCGGTGGTGACGACAGCACCCCAATCGCCGCCTTGCGCGGCCCATCTCGTGTAGCCGAGACGCCTCATCAGCTCCACCCATGCGCTTGCGATGCGCGATACAGTCCACCCGGTCTCCGTGGGCTTCTGGGAGAACCCGAACCCGGGGAGCGACGGGACGACGACGTCGAATGAGTCGGCGGCGTCTCCTCCGAACGAAACCGGATCGGTCAGCGGGCCGATC
The sequence above is drawn from the Kitasatospora sp. NBC_00315 genome and encodes:
- a CDS encoding epoxide hydrolase family protein, with amino-acid sequence MTAPTPATSALVRPFTVSISESEIHDVKQRLARTRWPDPETVGDWSQGVRVENARSLVDHWEHRYDWRRFESELNRFPQFLTEIDGLDIHFIHVRSKNPNALPLILTHGWPGSIVEFLKLIGPLTDPVSFGGDAADSFDVVVPSLPGFGFSQKPTETGWTVSRIASAWVELMRRLGYTRWAAQGGDWGAVVTTALGAMQPEGLLGIHLNTQYAFPAQIPDALSPGQRYAVETLALYTGELGGSNHLQGTKPETVGFALADSPAGQAAWIYEKFQSKTDNHGLAEDALSIDDMLDAISLYWFTNSAASAGRIYWENKSGTLAGPKLTLPVAVTVFPRDIPLLPRSWIEDTYSNLIHYGEADKGGHFAALEQPEILVSEIRTGLRTLRS